A window of Spirochaetae bacterium HGW-Spirochaetae-1 genomic DNA:
TTCAGGTCATCGGGCAATGAGCCGCGATTTGCGGTAATTTTCACTTTCCTGATCGCTTTTGCGGTTATATGGATCGGCAATATTAATACCGCGGCGATGATCGTGGGTATCTGTTATCTTGTCGTCTATGGATGGGTGAACGGATCGGCTTTTCTTGAAAGGATCAGCCAGAATCCCACCTTCAGGCCCACGTCCCGGGGCCACTGGCTGATATCATTTTACGGGTACCTCGCTTCCTTAACGGCTATTTTTATTTTCAACTGGCAACTCGGACTGCTGATTATAGTTGTTCAGTTCATCATTTTCCGGTTGATCTTAAAGTACAAGGAAGAGGGCAAGCTTGAAGGCGTATGGTGGGGAGTAGTCTATTCCTTCCTGATTAAGATCATCAATGTTCTTAATGGAATAGTGCAGGGCACAAAAAACTGGCGTCCCATCGTGACGGCCATTTCAGTTAAGGGAACGGATAAAGCGCCGGAAACCCTGGAGATCATCGCGCGGTTGTTGACGCAGTATAAGGGATTTATCCATTTTCATCATATTTTAACTGAAAAGGATGAAGAGAAAGATCAGATAGATGAGGAGGCGCGCAATAATTACGGTTTAATCTTTTCCGGCGATCCGACAGAAACAATTTTAAGCATGGTACAGATGAATTTTTACGGAAACCTCTCGCCCAATACGGTTCTCCTGGGGTATTCGAAAAAAATTGACACGGTCAGGGTTATTAAAAAGATCCTCTCATTACGGAAGAATATTATTTTATTAAAAAACGGCGAAAAGTTTTCAGGGTTTTCCGAGATTGATATATGGTGGCGGGGTGAAAAAAACGGGAACCTCATGGTCCTCCTGGCATATATTATCCAATCATCGGTTGATGAAAAATTAAATGACATTACCATTCGTATAATCAGAAAACTGAGTGAGGATGAAGCGGAACATGACGCGCGCGATGAGATGATGACGCTTTTAAGCAAGGCAAGGATAAACGGCGAAGTAATAATTCTGCCCTTTACCGATGAAGATTTTTTACAAACGGTAACGAAAATTTCCGGGAAATCAAATCTCGTTTTAATGGGAATTCCCGGGAATTACACGGATAAGACCAATCGAAGTTTATTCAATCTGAACGAATTCTTTTTCAAAAAAGAAATTCATAAATACGATTCACTGCCGCCGGTTCTCTTCGTAAAGAGCGCAATAACTCACAGCCTTATTGAATGATGAGCGGATCTTATGAAGGCATTGATTTATTTTCTGCCTTTTATTGATTTAATTCTGACTTTCTGTGTGGACTTTGAAAAGCGTTTAAAGGGAATTACTTTAAAGATTCATCCGTTTCAGCAATGCAGCCATGTAACGGGATTTGACCTGCTCAGACGCGAGAATCTGTTTTACCGGTGGCAGATTAAGGATAGCGCCGAAGATTGCCGCAAGGGCGCGGTGGTTCCACATGGCCTGATTGTCGAAAATCAGATGCTGCAGTGTTCCCCGTTCAATGGCCATCATTACCGCTTTATGAACGGAATCCACGGGAGTAATGACTTTTACTTTTCTTTCGACAAGCTTAAGGGCCTCGCGGGAGCATGATCGTACGCAGATACCGCATCCGAGACAATGCCTCTCTATGAGCTTCGCTTTTTTCTTTTTTTTGTTCACCGGATCTCCGGCCGAAACCAGCGAGAGCGATTCAACGGGGCATACTTCAACGCACTTTCCGCAGCCCGTACATTTTTCTTCGACAACCGCGGGGATAAAATTAGTGGTACTGATTGAATTCAGGAAAGCGAAGCGTTTCTGCGCCTGCATGGCCTCACAGCAGCAACCGCAGCAATTACATATAAAATTGACCCTGTTCTGCTGATTCTCACCGAACTGCACAAGATTATGTTCATAGGCTTTTTCCAGCAGGGAAAACATTTCACTTTTATCGACGGCCCGGGCTGAACCATGCTTGACCAGGGAGTAGGCGCTTGAATTAAAGGTCATGCATATATCAAGAGGTGCGTCACAGGCTTTTGCGGCATGCATCATTTTGTGACGGCAGTAACAGGTGCTTATGGCCATATGCTCCGCGCTGTTGATGACTTCACTGGCGCGCTCGTAATCGAGGACCTGCAGCGTGTCATCACCGGCAATTACCTGTTCATTGACAAAGGCGCGGCCAAGCTTCGTGTCTCCCACGGTGAAGAGTTTTTTAACGAAATCCTCTTCGACGTTCATATACTGGTAATACAATTCGGCGAGCCGTTTCTGATTGCGGTCATTTCCCAGCCGCATCAGGGAAAACTCTATGAATCCGGCCATGGGAGGAGGGAGGACATACTCGGGCTCACCCGAGGTTTCAATATCGACCAGCATGGTTTTATCGCAGAGATCATTCAGGATACTCCGTGCCTCGCTGATATCGCATTTCCATAACTGTGCTGCTTTTTCTGTGTTGAAGGGTTTGATGGGAAGAAGGGAGAGCATCAGAGCTTCTTTCTCCGTCACCAGTGTCTGTAATATTCGGTACAGGGTCTCCGATTCCACAACTCCCAGGGGAAACTTATTCAGCCGTTCAACAAGGGTCTGATATCCCGATTTTGTCGTGATGTGTGACATTATTTTTCCGTGTATAGCCTCAATTGATTTTATCTTTACGGTAGAGCGGACCTTTTCCGGCTTACGCTCCAGCCACAACAGCAAATTCCGATGACCCGGCATCGAAGTCCCGGCCGGACACATCGCTGTATATCTCTTCGATAAGGAGCCCGTTTTCTTCAAATTCCCTTTTCAAAGATTGGGGCGTAAAATACTGCAGCCAGTTGTATACGATCCGGGTCTTTTCGCTTTCAATGATGGTGTATTTGTCCAGGGTTACTTTTTCGTCATTATATTTAAAGGCGTTGATGAAACAATAGTACTCACGGGGAGACCAGAAGTTGTCCATGTGATTCTGTTCATAAGCGGCCGATTCCTCCCGCCGGTTGAAATAATTCAGGGAATAGACATCGAGAAGGATCTTCCCGCCGGGCTTCAGCAGGCCCCGGAATTTCTTCAGCATGGTTTTTCTCTGATCCGGGCTCAGGGCGCAGAAGTCGCACATGATCATGATGATGAGATCGAAGCGCCTGTCGCTTTCGAACTCCAGGTAATTTCGGTGAATATACCGGGCCTTGAGATTTTTATCCGATGCCCTGTTAGCGGCATAATCGATGGATCGCTTTGAAAAATCAACGCCCGTGACGCTGATATCCATTGCGGCCAGGCGGTTGGCGTAGAGTCCCGGGCCGCAGCCCAGGTCCAGGACCCCGGACGCCGAATCCAGGCCGAAACGTCCGGCGATCCATGAAACCGACCGGTCGATGAATGCGGCATTCCGTGAAGAGACGTCAATTGATTCATTGAGATGATACTCCAGCATCTTTTTTGAGGTATGCTCATCGGCCCAGAGGTCTTCGGCGGTATAGAACTCGAAAGCTTTGGGCATGCTGTTTATTTCGGTTAATTCTTTGAACACGGGAAAACTCCTTTGCAATAATTCCTGTTGTAATGTGCAGGTTTTTCTTCATAATAATTGATGAGAACACTGAGTATGTTGCTAATATAAAAAGAGTTATTCACATATTTTGTGCAGAAAGGGATTTATAAAAGCAAGAAGTTTTTGAAATCAAAAGGCCACTATGGTGAAACCCGGCGCAGGAGCCCCTGTCCCGATGTTCAATAATTCTTGACAGAACAGCATCACAGAAATACTTCTATGGGAACAGGTACGAAACAATCATGCGGGAAATCTTTGCGACAATATGTCTTGCCGGGTCGATCCAGGCCTTTCTTTTGTGCGTTGTGCTGCTGGTGAAAAAGAACAACCGCAGGGCCAACGGTTTTCTTTCTCTTGTCATGCTTTTCCTGGCCATTGACGCCTTTGAGCTGTACCTGGGCGCACGGGGACTCATGGCAGCGCCGCGTCCCTACCAGCTGAGCGTAATTCCCTATTCATTGATCTTCGGGCCTTCCATGTTTTTATATGTTGTTTTCCTCACGGCGCGCCTGCAGGCCTTCCCGAAAAAATACCTGCTGCTCTACGGTCCCTTCGCGGCCGCTCTTGCTGTCAATATGTTTGTACTGTTTTATGGTAATACGTTTCCAGTGCCCCGGGCCGTTATATACGTTGACATGGCAATAAACGGGGGAGGGCTGATATTTGAAGCCCTGTTCTATGCCCTGTCCCTGGTACTGCTGCAGAAATATATAGGCCGCCTGAAAGACTATTTTTCCGCCATTGACGCCCTGAAGCTGTCATTTCTCCGGGTAGGCCTGATATTTCTGATCCTGGTCGTTTCTCTTATTTTCCTGTCCCTGGTCAGCGACGGCTATGTGAGGCGTCAGTATAAGCTTCCCGATGTCATTGCCGTCCTCAGCAGTGTGGGCCTGGGCTTCGGCATCGCCTTCCTGGCCATGATCCAGCCTGAGATATTCAACCGGGTGCGGCTCATGGAAAGGGCCGTGCCCCATGAAGAGACAGCGTCGGGACCCCGGTATGAAAAGCTCAGGCTCCCGGCCCCGGAAGAAGAAAGCCATGTGAGAAAACTGCGGGCCTATATGACGGAGCACAAACCCTATCTCCGGGAGGAACTGACGCTCCAGGACATGGCCGATGAGCTGTCCCTGTCAACGCACCACCTTTCCATGATACTGAATATCCACTTCAAACAGAATTTCTATAATTTTGTCAACAGCTACCGTATTGCTGATGTTAAAGAGAAACTGCTTCACCCCGATTTCAAAAACCAGAACATTCTCTCCATCGCCTACAGCGCCGGATTCAATTCAAAGTCCACGTTCAACACCATGTTCAAAAAATTCACGGGTAAAACGCCTAGGGAATACCGCGCCGACCTGTTCATGTAAAAAAACGTGCGGGTTTAGTAACCCGGGCGACGGCGGGCAATGCATTGTGTATCATTCATGAAAAAGAGAAAGACACGGAAGCGTCTTTTTCACACATTATGGAGGATAGACCATGCTGTTTCGATCAATGAAGAATCTTTTAGCGTCAAAGGATGTATGGGCACAATTACAAATCGGCGGTATCATGAAGTTCCAGGGCAGCCTGATATTTTATCATGCCGGTATTGAAACGGGATTGTTTAAAATACTGGAAAAACCCTCAACCCTTGAGGAGGTTATCCGGGAATCAAATATCAGCAATACACAGCTCCTGTCTTCGCTTTTGGATATGGGCTGCGCGCTCAAGGAGATATCGTGCAGAAAAGGGCTTTACCGCCTGAAGGGATCAATGGCGCGTGCCCTGGCGGCAAACGTTCCCCTGGCTGCGCTTGTCAGCGAAACGGTCCGGTATCACGGCGATGTGGCTCAGAACCTCGATAGCTTTCTTGCGGGGAATACGAAAGGGGACTACCTGAAAGACTTCGGCGGGGTGATCGCCGAATCATCAAGAATACTGGAGCCTATTATCAAGGCCTTCATTTATCACACCGTGAAGAAAAAAGCGCCCCTGACAATCCTGGAATTCGGCTGCGGCGCCGGGGAATACCTGAAATACTACGTGGACATAAACGGGAACAACGGCGGTATCGCCCTGGACAAAGACACGTCGGCCGCGGCCATCGCGCGACAGAAACTGCGGGAAAACAACATCGAAGCCAATTTTACCGTGGCGCAGGACAATATCATACATCCCGAAACCATACAGGGGAAAACCTTTGACGTGGTTACGTCCTTTTCAAACATCTATTATTTTTCCGACGAAGAGAGACTCCGGCTCTTCAGGGCAATTCACGCACTGCTGAACCGTAACGGCAGGTTTATGCTGGTTACGGCTTTCAAAACGTCGCACCTGTCATCGGCCTATTATGATCTTATTTTTTCAGCGACCGAGGGGCTCTATCCCCTGCCGCGGGTCAATGACATTGTGCGTGATTTAAAGAAGGCCGGGTTCTCCCGCGTGAAGGTCGTCAATCTTTTCGGGGATTATTTCAAGGGTGTTGTGGCATACCGGTAGGAGCAGTGTTTATCATTATCTCATGAAATGTATTTAAATTACCATTGAATACATTTAAATCAACGGGGCCTGTTATACCGGGTACACGGCCCCGGCAGTTATACTGCCAGATCGTCCAGGGGATGCCGGAGAACAGGTTCGGGTTTTTATATATATCACGAATCCATATGTTACGGTCGCTGAATTCATTGCCGAAATAGGCATCAATAAATTCATATGTTGCATAGAGAATTGTTTTCTTCCCGTAATAGGCATCAACTATACTTAGAAAATCCTTTATTTCTTTTTGCACGTTACTCAGGGGAGGCCTGTTCCCGCAATTACCCGTGTACTCCAGATCCAGTACCGGGGGCAGGGAATCATTGTCTTTGGGCACTGTATGTATAAAATTCTGCGCCTGTTCCGATCCCGGTTTACAAAGGGTGAAAAAATGATAAGCGCCGACGGGAAAATTCCGCTTCTTTGCCGCGTGCAAGTTCAGCGCAAATGATTTATCTTTAAAATCGCCGCCTTCAGAGGCCTTGATATAGACAAAGTGCACTGTATCTTTGGGGATTTTGTTCCAGTCGATTTTCCCCTGGTGATTGGAAATATCAATTCCCCGAAGGGGGTATTTTTCTTCAGAGGGGTATACAAACCATATGATTCCTGAATCAAGGGCCTTATATATGCCGATCGCGGTTATTGATGACAGTAAAATTATTAAACAGAATTTTTTCATAATACACTGTTTCCCCTATTTATTGATGTCCTCATTGAGCCGCTTGAAGGTCTCGTATTTATGATAGCGTTCTTCCGGTGTCAGTGGTTTCTCTTCGCGCACTTCTATCCAGCCCCTGCCACGGCACCGGGGACACCGGACCTTTTTTTTAACCGCAGACCGCGGCGGGAGGTCCCGCTCCATCTCATCCTTATATTCCTCTCCTATCTGCCCGAAAGACGGATCATCGTCTTTCACCGGTTTCTTCTTTTCGGACTCGACGATCCACCCGATAAAAAGGCAACCCAGGGCAGTGGCGCAAAAACTTTCTTCTTCTTTGTCCATCTCGTGGATGTCGTCGGCACCTCCTACACCGGAAATGATTTCGGCCCGGCCCGTGCCCTTGCAGAGGGGACAGATCTCCCATGAGCCGCCAGGGGGACGCTCCTTAACCTTCCCGGAGGAAGAACAGGTTGCCAGTGACGAAATCATGACGATGACCAGGAAGATTTTAAGAGATCGATGCATGGGATTCACTTCCGCTTTATTTTTGATATTTTTTTTAAAGGAATAGAGTGTACGCATACTTTATACTTCTGACACGGATAATGCGGGGAACATCCTGTTAAAATGATAAATGTTTAATATCAAATGATTCATCTGATATGGAACCGAATAAATCAAAGTATCCCTGAGGATAATCTTCGGTTATTACTTTTTTGATATTCTTGCCCACCCATTTTGAAATTGATATTTTTTCTTTGGCCGCGGCTTTTTCTATCTTGCTTAAAGTGTCTTTGTCTATGTATAACGATATTTGCGGCATAGGAAACCTCTTATGTGGAAGATACTAAAACATGACAAAAAGTTAAGTATATTTGCAAGTATAAATTGAGTATAATCGCTTGCAGCAGAAGACGGAACCGCATACGTGCCGTTACCGGTCGTTCGATTTTACTTCAGCGACTCCATCAGATTGAAAAAATATTTTGCTTCCTTTGTCCTGTAGAGCTGGTACCAGGCCTCTAACGTTTCATCTCTCATGGCTTTACTTTTTTTGAAAAGCTCATAGGCAAATTCCAGTGGTGCAAGTCCTGTTGCCGTAATCAAATTTTCATCAACTGCAACCGGTGCATCGATATATGATAAAATGCCTTCATATGCCGGACAGAACATTTTTAAATATTCCTTATCATTGCTGGTATGTTTTCTGTTATTCAGCAGGCCTCTTTGAGCCAGGGCGGCTGTGGCGCCGCAA
This region includes:
- a CDS encoding amino acid permease, with the protein product MKKFGTFKGVFVPSTEAILGTVLFLLLPALTADVGLFGILMVIFLSHTVTVATAFSIADCATNLNNIGGGGMYALSKRSLGLSFGGSIGIQLFIAQAASIGFYCIGFAEPLSPLFFPHIQQMFPEIFSNTDSILLFKQLVATVVLLLFFIIVMFGADFTLKIQMFILVILFGSIAIIFFSPVISSDFIQDGIFSQTLHLKGMRPLTVSLFIITFTQFFPAVTGIDAGVGMSGELADPKKSLVRGTFLSIIITMILYIITVFIFSLMNPQKIILEHKDGLPIGNLLTDLLGSGNMFPYSIFGIIVLLGILFATSSSALSCFMTAPRTAQSLSRDNVLPRFLSFLSKDFRSSGNEPRFAVIFTFLIAFAVIWIGNINTAAMIVGICYLVVYGWVNGSAFLERISQNPTFRPTSRGHWLISFYGYLASLTAIFIFNWQLGLLIIVVQFIIFRLILKYKEEGKLEGVWWGVVYSFLIKIINVLNGIVQGTKNWRPIVTAISVKGTDKAPETLEIIARLLTQYKGFIHFHHILTEKDEEKDQIDEEARNNYGLIFSGDPTETILSMVQMNFYGNLSPNTVLLGYSKKIDTVRVIKKILSLRKNIILLKNGEKFSGFSEIDIWWRGEKNGNLMVLLAYIIQSSVDEKLNDITIRIIRKLSEDEAEHDARDEMMTLLSKARINGEVIILPFTDEDFLQTVTKISGKSNLVLMGIPGNYTDKTNRSLFNLNEFFFKKEIHKYDSLPPVLFVKSAITHSLIE
- a CDS encoding (Fe-S)-binding protein — encoded protein: MSHITTKSGYQTLVERLNKFPLGVVESETLYRILQTLVTEKEALMLSLLPIKPFNTEKAAQLWKCDISEARSILNDLCDKTMLVDIETSGEPEYVLPPPMAGFIEFSLMRLGNDRNQKRLAELYYQYMNVEEDFVKKLFTVGDTKLGRAFVNEQVIAGDDTLQVLDYERASEVINSAEHMAISTCYCRHKMMHAAKACDAPLDICMTFNSSAYSLVKHGSARAVDKSEMFSLLEKAYEHNLVQFGENQQNRVNFICNCCGCCCEAMQAQKRFAFLNSISTTNFIPAVVEEKCTGCGKCVEVCPVESLSLVSAGDPVNKKKKKAKLIERHCLGCGICVRSCSREALKLVERKVKVITPVDSVHKAVMMAIERGTLQHLIFDNQAMWNHRALAAIFGAILNLPPVKQILASEQVKSRYMAALLKRMNL
- a CDS encoding class I SAM-dependent methyltransferase, with the translated sequence MFKELTEINSMPKAFEFYTAEDLWADEHTSKKMLEYHLNESIDVSSRNAAFIDRSVSWIAGRFGLDSASGVLDLGCGPGLYANRLAAMDISVTGVDFSKRSIDYAANRASDKNLKARYIHRNYLEFESDRRFDLIIMIMCDFCALSPDQRKTMLKKFRGLLKPGGKILLDVYSLNYFNRREESAAYEQNHMDNFWSPREYYCFINAFKYNDEKVTLDKYTIIESEKTRIVYNWLQYFTPQSLKREFEENGLLIEEIYSDVSGRDFDAGSSEFAVVAGA
- a CDS encoding lysozyme, encoding MKKFCLIILLSSITAIGIYKALDSGIIWFVYPSEEKYPLRGIDISNHQGKIDWNKIPKDTVHFVYIKASEGGDFKDKSFALNLHAAKKRNFPVGAYHFFTLCKPGSEQAQNFIHTVPKDNDSLPPVLDLEYTGNCGNRPPLSNVQKEIKDFLSIVDAYYGKKTILYATYEFIDAYFGNEFSDRNIWIRDIYKNPNLFSGIPWTIWQYNCRGRVPGITGPVDLNVFNGNLNTFHEIMINTAPTGMPQHP
- a CDS encoding toxin-antitoxin system, antitoxin component, which translates into the protein MPQISLYIDKDTLSKIEKAAAKEKISISKWVGKNIKKVITEDYPQGYFDLFGSISDESFDIKHLSF